In one Drosophila gunungcola strain Sukarami chromosome 2R unlocalized genomic scaffold, Dgunungcola_SK_2 000004F, whole genome shotgun sequence genomic region, the following are encoded:
- the LOC128253939 gene encoding flap endonuclease 1, producing the protein MGILGLSKLIADLAPQAIRESEMKNFFGRKVAIDASMCLYQFLIAVRSEGAQLATVNGDPTSHLMGMFYRTIRLLDNGIKPVYVFDGKPPDLKSGELAKRAERREEAEKALKAATDAGDDAGIEKFNRRLVRVTKEHAKEAKELLTLMGVPYVDAPCEAEAQCAALVKAGKVYATATEDMDALTFGSTKLLRYLTYSEARKMPVKEFSYEKLLEGLSINSREFIDLCILLGCDYCESIKGIGPKRAIELINNYRDIETILDNLDTSKYTVPENWNYKVARELFIEPEVANAEAIDLKWVEPDEEGLVKFLCGDRQFSEERVRNGAKKLVKSKQAQTQVRLDSFFKTLPSTPNATNAAKRKAEEAKKSANNKKAKTSGGGGGRGRRPK; encoded by the exons ATGGGAATTCTGGGCTTATCCAAGCTCATTGCGGATTTGGCGCCACAAGCAATTCGCGAAAGTGAAATGAAGAACTTTTTTG GTCGCAAGGTGGCCATTGATGCCAGTATGTGCCTGTACCAGTTCCTCATTGCCGTGCGCTCCGAGGGCGCCCAGCTGGCCACCGTGAACGGGGACCCCACATCCCATTTGATGGGCATGTTCTACCGCACCATTCGATTGCTGGACAATGGGATCAAGCCGGTGTATGTGTTCGATGGCAAACCGCCGGATCTAAAGTCTGGGGAGCTGGCCAAGCGCGCCGAGCGGCGGGAGGAGGCGGAGAAGGCCCTGAAGGCGGCCACCGATGCTGGCGATGATGCGGGGATCGAGAAGTTCAACCGTCGTCTGGTGCGGGTGACCAAGGAGCACGCGAAGGAGGCCAAGGAGCTGCTCACGCTGATGGGTGTGCCCTATGTGGATGCACCCTGCGAGGCGGAGGCCCAGTGTGCGGCTCTCGTCAAGGCAGGCAAGGTCTATGCGACTGCCACGGAGGATATGGATGCCCTCACCTTTGGATCCACCAAACTACTGCGATATCTCACCTACAGCGAGGCGCGAAAGATGCCCGTCAAGGAGTTCAGCTACGAGAAGCTACTCGAGGGTCTGTCCATCAACAGTCGCGAATTCATTGACCTGTGCATCCTACTCGGCTGCGATTACTGCGAGAGCATCAAGGGCATTGGGCCCAAGCGGGCCATCGAGTTGATCAACAACTACAGGGACATAGAGACCATTTTGGACAACCTGGACACCAGCAAGTACACGGTGCCCGAGAACTGGAACTACAAGGTGGCGCGGGAACTCTTCATCGAGCCGGAGGTGGCCAATGCCGAGGCCATCGACCTCAAGTGGGTGGAGCCGGACGAGGAGGGGCTGGTCAAGTTCCTCTGCGGCGATCGACAGTTCAGCGAGGAGCGCGTTCGCAACGGGGCCAAGAAACTGGTGAAATCCAAGCAGGCCCAGACCCAGGTGCGACTCGATAGCTTCTTTAAGACCCTGCCCAGCACTCCGAATGCCACGAATGCGGCCAAACGGAAGGCCGAGGAGGCCAAGAAGAGTGCCAACAACAAGAAGGCCAAGACCAGCGGCGGaggtggtgggcgtggcaggcgTCCCAAGTAG
- the LOC128254324 gene encoding protein DEK isoform X2: MDANKATETAAKENAADKVSEVENATAAAGEVAKVEGGPKDAAEPPAAAAEVDATAAATDDDADKKTKGDAAAVVSNTESDAAAADKKEKSPSPAVKKSNSKDAKKEEDSEKEDENTEDGDEPEEDYEKASDAEGEKKKSKSEAEDKKKDVTDEAKPKSGAEKAKKPEPKAKNGKVAKEEDDEEEDDDEDAGDADGDENDGLDKNNEVAEDDENVVALAEIDRINENINKTRVDGLQTLHALCFGAQGKNNVVKKNLRSFAGFEFAKDSAEYNKKLEAIKKVDNKGLRSICEILTLDRKGSKNETVLRVLKFLMEPDESLCLEQGDEEEEDPEEEDLDEDEEDPPSEEDKKRKSGKSSGAAGGRGSARNSTGRPRRSTAGKKMSAYVDFSSSEESEQKVAVPKRKRNDDSESGSDYNPSGNSDSDAGRGGGGGGAAGAAGRKVPSRGRPARKSRRRNSDSEEEEESEVSEADSDVPKRKRGSVGKRGRPAAPPSAGRRGRGRGAASRKRKDSDSEEDDASEDEEEEEVSEFGSDQSEEERPKKSKKLTTPAKNSKANNKSKPAGKDSRSKKSKKESSEEEDDVDDKDESDEDEPLTKKGKLAFPTDEQIRGYVKEILDKANLEEITMKTVCKQVYAKYPDYDLTDKKDFIKATVKALIAT, from the exons ATG GATGCTAACAAAGCGACAGAAACGGCAGCCAAAGAAAACGCCGCCGATAAGGTAAGCGAGGTGGAAAATGCAACTGCCGCAGCGGGGGAGGTAGCGAAAGTCGAAGGGGGCCCCAAAGATGCAGCCGAACCCCCAGCCGCCGCCGCTGAAGTCGACGCCACTGCGGCCGCCACTGATGACGACGCtgataaaaaaaccaaaggagACGCAGCAGCGGTTGTTTCAAATACCGAATCGGATGCAG CTGCAGCGGACAAAAAGGAGAAATCCCCCTCGCCGGCGGTGAAGAAATCCAATAGTAAGGATGCTAAAAAGGAAGAGGATTCCGAGAAGGAAGACGAGAACACGGAGGATGGCGATGAGCCGGAGGAGGACTATGAGAAGGCCAGTGATGCAGAGGGAGAGAAGAAGAAATCAAAGTCAGAAGCAGAGGACAAGAAAAAGGATGTCACAGACGAGGCCAAGCCAAAGTCCGGAGCGGAAAAGGCGAAGAAACCGGAGCCCAAGGCCAAGAATGGCAAGGTGGCCAAGGAAGAGgacgatgaggaggaggatgatgatgaggatgcCGGAGATGCTGACGGAGACGAGAACGATGGCTTGGACAAGAACAACGAGGTGGCCGAGGATGATGAGAATGTCGTGGCTCTGGCTGAGATTGATCGCATCAACGAGAACATCAACAAGACCCGAGTGGATGGCCTTCAGACCTTGCATGCA CTCTGCTTTGGTGCCCAAGGCAAGAACAATGTCGTGAAGAAGAACTTGCGCTCCTTTGCCGGCTTTGAGTTTGCAAAGGATTCAGCGGAGTACAACAAAAAACTGGAGGCCATCAAAAAGGTGGACAATAAGGGGCTGCGCAGTATCTGCGAGATCCTTACCCTTGATCGCAAGGGCAGCAAGAACGAGACTGTTTTGCGTGTGCTGAAATTCCTAATGGAACCCGACGAATCGCTCTGCTTGGAGCAAGGtgacgaggaggaggaagacCCCGAGGAAGAGGATctggatgaggatgaggaggatCCGCCCAGCGAGGAGGACAAGAAGCGCAAGAGCGGCAAGTCGAGCGGTGCCGCTGGTGGTAGAGGCTCAGCTCGCAATTCCACCGGACGTCCCAGACGATCCACGGCAGGAAAAA AAATGTCCGCATATGTAGATTTCTCCAGCTCTGAGGAGAGCGAGCAGAAAGTGGCAGTGCCCAAAAGGAAACGCAACGATGACTCGGAATCGGGCTCAGAT TACAATCCCTCTGGCAATTCCGATTCTGATGCCGGCcgtggtggtggcggcggtggtgcAGCTGGTGCAGCAGGTCGCAAAGTCCCAAGTCGCGGTCGTCCGGCGCGCAAAAGTCGCCGAAGAAACTCCGATTCCGAGGAAGAAGAGGAATCTGAAGTGTCCGAAGCCGATAGTGAT GTCCCAAAACGCAAACGTGGTTCCGTGGGCAAACGTGGTCGACCGGCAGCTCCTCCGTCAGCTGGACGAAGGGGCAGAGGGCGGGGAGCAGCTTCACGAAAGCGCAAAGATTCCGACAGCGAAGAGGATGATGCATCCGAGGatgaagaggaggaggaggtctCGGAGTTTGGCAGCGATCAAAGCGAG GAGGAACGTCCCAAAAAGAGTAAGAAACTCACTACGCCTGCGAAAAATAGCAAAGCTAACAACAAGTCAAAGCCAGCTGGAAAAG ATAGTCGAtcgaaaaaatcaaagaaagaATCGTCCGAAGAAGAGGATGATGTCGATGACAAAGATGAGTCCGACGAGGACGAGCCACTAACCAAAAAGGGCAAACTGGCATTCCCAACG GATGAACAAATACGCGGCTATGTCAAAGAGATCTTGGATAAAGCCAATCTCGAGGAGATTACCATGAAAACAGTGTGCAAGCAGGTGTATGCGAAATATCCAGACTATGATCTAACAGACAAGAAAGATTTCATCAAGGCCACAGTCAAAGCG TTAATTGCGACATAA
- the LOC128254324 gene encoding protein DEK isoform X1, producing the protein MDANKATETAAKENAADKVSEVENATAAAGEVAKVEGGPKDAAEPPAAAAEVDATAAATDDDADKKTKGDAAAVVSNTESDAAAADKKEKSPSPAVKKSNSKDAKKEEDSEKEDENTEDGDEPEEDYEKASDAEGEKKKSKSEAEDKKKDVTDEAKPKSGAEKAKKPEPKAKNGKVAKEEDDEEEDDDEDAGDADGDENDGLDKNNEVAEDDENVVALAEIDRINENINKTRVDGLQTLHALCFGAQGKNNVVKKNLRSFAGFEFAKDSAEYNKKLEAIKKVDNKGLRSICEILTLDRKGSKNETVLRVLKFLMEPDESLCLEQGDEEEEDPEEEDLDEDEEDPPSEEDKKRKSGKSSGAAGGRGSARNSTGRPRRSTAGKKMSAYVDFSSSEESEQKVAVPKRKRNDDSESGSDYNPSGNSDSDAGRGGGGGGAAGAAGRKVPSRGRPARKSRRRNSDSEEEEESEVSEADSDVPKRKRGSVGKRGRPAAPPSAGRRGRGRGAASRKRKDSDSEEDDASEDEEEEEVSEFGSDQSEEERPKKSKKLTTPAKNSKANNKSKPAGKADSRSKKSKKESSEEEDDVDDKDESDEDEPLTKKGKLAFPTDEQIRGYVKEILDKANLEEITMKTVCKQVYAKYPDYDLTDKKDFIKATVKALIAT; encoded by the exons ATG GATGCTAACAAAGCGACAGAAACGGCAGCCAAAGAAAACGCCGCCGATAAGGTAAGCGAGGTGGAAAATGCAACTGCCGCAGCGGGGGAGGTAGCGAAAGTCGAAGGGGGCCCCAAAGATGCAGCCGAACCCCCAGCCGCCGCCGCTGAAGTCGACGCCACTGCGGCCGCCACTGATGACGACGCtgataaaaaaaccaaaggagACGCAGCAGCGGTTGTTTCAAATACCGAATCGGATGCAG CTGCAGCGGACAAAAAGGAGAAATCCCCCTCGCCGGCGGTGAAGAAATCCAATAGTAAGGATGCTAAAAAGGAAGAGGATTCCGAGAAGGAAGACGAGAACACGGAGGATGGCGATGAGCCGGAGGAGGACTATGAGAAGGCCAGTGATGCAGAGGGAGAGAAGAAGAAATCAAAGTCAGAAGCAGAGGACAAGAAAAAGGATGTCACAGACGAGGCCAAGCCAAAGTCCGGAGCGGAAAAGGCGAAGAAACCGGAGCCCAAGGCCAAGAATGGCAAGGTGGCCAAGGAAGAGgacgatgaggaggaggatgatgatgaggatgcCGGAGATGCTGACGGAGACGAGAACGATGGCTTGGACAAGAACAACGAGGTGGCCGAGGATGATGAGAATGTCGTGGCTCTGGCTGAGATTGATCGCATCAACGAGAACATCAACAAGACCCGAGTGGATGGCCTTCAGACCTTGCATGCA CTCTGCTTTGGTGCCCAAGGCAAGAACAATGTCGTGAAGAAGAACTTGCGCTCCTTTGCCGGCTTTGAGTTTGCAAAGGATTCAGCGGAGTACAACAAAAAACTGGAGGCCATCAAAAAGGTGGACAATAAGGGGCTGCGCAGTATCTGCGAGATCCTTACCCTTGATCGCAAGGGCAGCAAGAACGAGACTGTTTTGCGTGTGCTGAAATTCCTAATGGAACCCGACGAATCGCTCTGCTTGGAGCAAGGtgacgaggaggaggaagacCCCGAGGAAGAGGATctggatgaggatgaggaggatCCGCCCAGCGAGGAGGACAAGAAGCGCAAGAGCGGCAAGTCGAGCGGTGCCGCTGGTGGTAGAGGCTCAGCTCGCAATTCCACCGGACGTCCCAGACGATCCACGGCAGGAAAAA AAATGTCCGCATATGTAGATTTCTCCAGCTCTGAGGAGAGCGAGCAGAAAGTGGCAGTGCCCAAAAGGAAACGCAACGATGACTCGGAATCGGGCTCAGAT TACAATCCCTCTGGCAATTCCGATTCTGATGCCGGCcgtggtggtggcggcggtggtgcAGCTGGTGCAGCAGGTCGCAAAGTCCCAAGTCGCGGTCGTCCGGCGCGCAAAAGTCGCCGAAGAAACTCCGATTCCGAGGAAGAAGAGGAATCTGAAGTGTCCGAAGCCGATAGTGAT GTCCCAAAACGCAAACGTGGTTCCGTGGGCAAACGTGGTCGACCGGCAGCTCCTCCGTCAGCTGGACGAAGGGGCAGAGGGCGGGGAGCAGCTTCACGAAAGCGCAAAGATTCCGACAGCGAAGAGGATGATGCATCCGAGGatgaagaggaggaggaggtctCGGAGTTTGGCAGCGATCAAAGCGAG GAGGAACGTCCCAAAAAGAGTAAGAAACTCACTACGCCTGCGAAAAATAGCAAAGCTAACAACAAGTCAAAGCCAGCTGGAAAAG CAGATAGTCGAtcgaaaaaatcaaagaaagaATCGTCCGAAGAAGAGGATGATGTCGATGACAAAGATGAGTCCGACGAGGACGAGCCACTAACCAAAAAGGGCAAACTGGCATTCCCAACG GATGAACAAATACGCGGCTATGTCAAAGAGATCTTGGATAAAGCCAATCTCGAGGAGATTACCATGAAAACAGTGTGCAAGCAGGTGTATGCGAAATATCCAGACTATGATCTAACAGACAAGAAAGATTTCATCAAGGCCACAGTCAAAGCG TTAATTGCGACATAA